The proteins below come from a single Drosophila suzukii chromosome X, CBGP_Dsuzu_IsoJpt1.0, whole genome shotgun sequence genomic window:
- the LOC108016770 gene encoding alpha-ketoglutarate-dependent dioxygenase alkB homolog 7, mitochondrial has protein sequence MIVLRRLSVPLANRVPGSRTCSLHLLEFAGQWPSSEKRQFESNMRVIRNFVTEEEEQVLIREIEPHISRLPYESSHWDDAIHGYREMERRNWSPENQAVLDRVSIDAFGGRVMPFVHILDLAELGVIKPHVDSTRFCGHTIAGISLLSDCVMRLKRVTKDPDPASQSADVLLPRFSLYIMSALARYEFTHEILAREESWFKERLVERHRRVSVICRNEP, from the exons ATGATTGTCCTGCGCCGACTATCTGTACCCCTGGCAAACCGGGTCCCGGGTTCCAGGACTTGCAGCCTCCACCTGCTGGAGTTTGCCGGCCAATGGCCGAGTTCTGAGAAACGGCAGTTCGAATCGAATATGCGGGTCATCAGAAACTTTGTTACGGAGGAGGAGGAACAGGTCCTCATTCGGGAAATCGAGCCTCACATCAGCCGCTTGCCCTACGAGTCGAGTCACTGGGATGAT GCGATTCATGGATACCGCGAGATGGAACGCAGGAATTGGTCTCCCGAAAACCAAGCTGTGCTGGATCGCGTCTCCATAGACGCCTTCGGCGGTCGGGTTATGCCCTTTGTCCACATCCTAGACCTGGCTGAGCTTGGAGTGATCAAGCCGCACGTGGACAGTACTCGG TTTTGTGGCCACACCATCGCGGGCATCAGCCTGCTCAGCGATTGCGTTATGCGACTGAAGCGGGTAACCAAAGATCCTGATCCTGCGAGCCAATCCGCAGATGTGCTGCTGCCACGATTCTCCCTTTACATAATGAGCGCCCTGGCGCGCTACGAGTTCACGCACGAAATCTTGGCCAGAGAAGAATCCTGGTTTAAGGAACGTCTGGTGGAAAGGCATCGACGCGTTTCTGTCATTTGTCGCAACGAACCCTAA
- the a6 gene encoding protein a6, whose protein sequence is MNQRHSEPFYISPRLFDNRRLKRRRCRWMERLRERQRICMAQMRAQATVITSKTDRLQRRHVAATLPADVTIDLLSDDDDDDREEAGPGPGPSTAASHNRLLIPAPFAVGQRRPRVGRRQGRGRVGTHSQLLTESILITSDDEYNDQEGSSGAMARPQLSMRSPPPLAPLTLSETIEEVTVSLVPRNSTTANCQTRLSGHLKPCRAPTAASNGMVMAGGGGGDGGGGNDTSCFLEVDVGGGITATLPDETTVHTVIANRIYELSLSKLREGLAFSGAPEYTTDLLPEQLQKLSPALRAKVAPLVAPSPPTPISLKLSSDLSISLISDDDDCESTGQHANGGGAGVGTELAHPVVVAAAEAHAAAKLLKQQQPQLSVVQHLQYVGGGLASPVALALPVMATASSSASVVALPLQLPRRRKLG, encoded by the coding sequence ATGAACCAGAGACATTCCGAACCATTCTACATATCGCCGCGGTTGTTCGACAACAGGCGGCTCAAGCGGCGCCGCTGCCGGTGGATGGAACGCCTGCGGGAGCGCCAGCGGATTTGCATGGCCCAGATGCGCGCACAGGCAACAGTGATCACATCCAAGACTGACCGGTTGCAGCGGCGCCATGTGGCGGCCACCCTGCCGGCGGACGTGACCATTGACCTGCTGTCGGACGACGATGACGACGATCGGGAGGAGGCTGGACCTGGACCTGGACCATCCACTGCCGCTAGCCACAATCGCCTTCTGATACCCGCCCCCTTCGCTGTCGGCCAGCGACGTCCTAGAGTGGGCAGAAGGCAGGGTCGAGGCAGAGTCGGCACCCACTCGCAACTCTTAACCGAGAGCATCCTGATAACCAGCGACGACGAGTACAACGACCAGGAAGGCAGCAGCGGGGCCATGGCGCGCCCTCAGCTTTCCATGCGCTCGCCACCGCCCCTTGCACCGCTCACCCTATCGGAGACCATCGAAGAGGTAACCGTTTCGCTGGTGCCGCGCAACTCCACCACTGCCAACTGCCAGACGCGATTGTCCGGCCATCTCAAGCCCTGTCGAGCGCCCACGGCGGCCAGCAACGGAATGGTCATGgccggcggaggaggaggagacgGTGGCGGTGGCAACGATACGAGCTGCTTCCTGGAGGTGGACGTAGGCGGTGGCATCACAGCCACGCTGCCGGACGAGACCACCGTGCACACGGTCATCGCCAATCGCATTTACGAGCTCTCGCTGAGCAAACTGCGCGAAGGACTGGCCTTCAGTGGAGCCCCGGAATACACGACCGACCTGCTGCCGGAACAGCTGCAGAAACTGTCGCCGGCACTGCGGGCCAAGGTGGCACCGCTGGTGGCCCCCTCGCCGCCCACGCCCATCTCCTTGAAACTGTCTAGCGACCTCAGCATATCACTGATCTCAGACGACGACGACTGCGAGAGCACCGGCCAACATGCCAacggaggaggagcaggagtcGGTACCGAGCTGGCGCATCCAGTCGTGGTGGCGGCGGCGGAGGCGCACGCTGCCGCCAAGCTGCTAAAGCAACAGCAGCCGCAGCTCTCGGTGGTGCAGCACCTGCAGTACGTGGGCGGAGGACTAGCTTCACCCGTGGCCCTGGCCCTTCCCGTGATGGCGACTGCGTCCTCGTCCGCTTCCGTTGTGGCTCTGCCGCTACAGCTGCCGCGACGCCGGAAGTTGGGATGA